Part of the Lolium rigidum isolate FL_2022 chromosome 6, APGP_CSIRO_Lrig_0.1, whole genome shotgun sequence genome, AAGCAAAAAGTAGCAGAATTCTAGTCAGAGAAACTGGTCAATCGTGTGGGCAGTTCTTCAGCTTTGTGGTGAGTGTGTTCTGGCTCATGCAAGGATGCAAGCTTAGTTGCATGGCGCCATCCATGGCGTGCGGTGCCGCAAGGGAGTGCACACAGAGCTTCTCTTCTGTGAGCAACACGGGAGAGGTGCTAGGGGAGGAGTTCGACCGGCTGCCATACCACGGCAAGCCGTTCGTGTCAAGTCCGCCGGAGATTGGTGAAGACGACGGTGATCTCCAGCACGTGATTACTGGTGGAACCTCGCCGCCTGCCCTGCCGgctgccaagaagaagaagagaagcctTCCAGGCACACCAGGTGCGTGTATGCATGTAGGCATCTGAATCCATCGTTCATGCACATAGTTTGAGCCATTGCACGGACGATTTGTACTTTTTCAACTTCGAATTGAATGGCTAATTCGTTGTTCTCAGAAAATTTTACATGTTTCGCGTGTTTTGGTCGCTGAATTCGATCTTTTGCCTGAATTTCGTGTTCTTCCTGATCGGTCTTGTGGCTGCAATTATTGACATGGCAAAGTCAATAGTGGCAGCGACTGTTAGTCAGTCAGTCCAAGTCTTCTGACACTGAAAACTAGGGCGAAATGACAAGACTTATACTGTACGTCTGTTTCAAGAATACTCCACTTGCCCATAGATTTGCTCGTACGATTCTGAATGAGACTGGTAGGTTCAGTAAACACCTAGAACTCCCTTGAATTTCTTTTAGAAAATGACGACCTAGAAGATGTTCTTTAATGCAAACCTCCTTAGCTATCTATCCAATGAGTGTAAAGAACTGCTTAAGAAAGTTCCTGAAAAAATTATACGAATGCATTGCAGTGATTTAACTGACTAGTAAATTACATTGCAAATCATGTAAATTTGAGAAGTAGACTACCGGCCTTCACTCTTTTTCTAGTACTGACGATGCATTGCGTTCACTCGATGATGACGGACACACAGACCCAAGCGCGGAGGTGATCGCGCTTTCGCCGACGACGCTGATGGCGACGAACCGGTTCGTGTGCGAGATCTGCCACAAGGGGTTCCAGCGCGACCAGAACCTGCAGCTGCACCGGCGCggccacaacctgccgtggaagcTCCGGCAGCGCGGCACCGGCGCCGAGGGCGCGCCGCCGCGGAAGCGCGCGTACGTGTGCCCGGAGCCGTCGTGCGTGCACCACGACCCTCGCCGCGCACTGGGCGACCTCACGGGGATCAAGAAGCACTTCTGCCGCAAGCACGGCGAGAAGAAGTGGAAGTGCGACCGCTGCGCCAAGCGCTACGCCGTCCACTCCGACTGGAAAGCACACTCCAAGGTCTGCGGCACCCGCGAGTACAAGTGCGACTGTGGCACCCTCTTCTCCAGGTACGGCACGCTGGCCAGGCTTTCACTCTGTGATCCTTTGCATCAGCCTCGGTGATCTGATCATCATCAAACTGAACAATATATTTCGCTTTGGTTCTCGGTTTGTGCGCAGGAGAGACAGCTTCGTGACGCACCGGGCTTTCTGTGACGCGCTGGCGCAGGAGAACAATAAGCTGCCCCAGCCCGCCATGAGCATGGCCACGGTGGCCTCGGCGCTCCAGGGTCAGCAGCAGACTCACCACCACCTCATGCTGTTGCCGTCGAGCCACAACGACGACGTGGACATGGACGTCGACGCCGCAGCCAACGAGACCTCCGGCTTCGTCGGGGACATCAAGAGCCCGCACCTCAAGATGTTCTCcgatgacgccgccgccgccgacaatcCGCTCGGCTGCATGCTGTCCAGCCTCGGCGCCTCTCCTTCCGGTTTCAGCGGGAGCAAGTTCAGCCCACTGGGGCTAGGCGGGTCGAGTGATGCCGCCATGGGGTTTTCGCCGGGTGGCCCAGCGAGCATGTCTGCCACGGCGCTCCTGCAGAAGGCGGCCCAAATGGGCGCGACCACAAGTAGCGGCTATGGGCCATATGCCACTAGCTTCACCCACACGGGCTTTGGATCCACAATGGTTGGGCTTGACCGCCCTATTATTTCAGGCCCATTTGGCCCGATGAGAGCATATGATGGACTGCCACAAGAGGGGGCGCAGCTGGTCGGGTTCGACGTAGGCGGGCTGATGCCAGGCCAGCTATACAACGAAGGCGCACACAACTCCCGCACGACAACGACCGTCGGTTCAGTAAT contains:
- the LOC124662482 gene encoding uncharacterized protein LOC124662482 produces the protein MASEKIQLGAPVEVPDEGLSKKRRGRKAIVGHFHDDVGSDHFLRIIFKPTFGQLPIHAKFVKWFGPIPSNIIVRSSKRMTTRKEGNEAFIDQEWAAFAIAHQLKIGQFLTFKKVSAGEYSVVIFDHTCTKSHRVTEASLEAKSSRILVRETGQSCGQFFSFVVSVFWLMQGCKLSCMAPSMACGAARECTQSFSSVSNTGEVLGEEFDRLPYHGKPFVSSPPEIGEDDGDLQHVITGGTSPPALPAAKKKKRSLPGTPDPSAEVIALSPTTLMATNRFVCEICHKGFQRDQNLQLHRRGHNLPWKLRQRGTGAEGAPPRKRAYVCPEPSCVHHDPRRALGDLTGIKKHFCRKHGEKKWKCDRCAKRYAVHSDWKAHSKVCGTREYKCDCGTLFSRRDSFVTHRAFCDALAQENNKLPQPAMSMATVASALQGQQQTHHHLMLLPSSHNDDVDMDVDAAANETSGFVGDIKSPHLKMFSDDAAAADNPLGCMLSSLGASPSGFSGSKFSPLGLGGSSDAAMGFSPGGPASMSATALLQKAAQMGATTSSGYGPYATSFTHTGFGSTMVGLDRPIISGPFGPMRAYDGLPQEGAQLVGFDVGGLMPGQLYNEGAHNSRTTTTVGSVMSDGSKTDEQRPADGMHVVDYMGVEHHRTFGGANPFADHMGPWT